CTGCTGGTAGTTGCGCGATTACGCGATTGCGCAATTCGGCAGGCAGCGCTTCACCGCCGGAGAATACCCGGCGCAGGCTGGTGCATTCGGCGCTCAGCGGTTCGTCGATAAACAGCGAGAGCAGCGGCGGCACAAAGTGCAGGGTAGTCACGCCATAGGCTTGAACCAGTTGCGCGATGCGATGCGGATCGCGGTGTTCGCCGGGACCGGCGATCAACAGACGCGCACCGGTGATCAGCGGCCAGAAGCATTCCCACACCGACACATCGAAACTGATCGGTGCCTTTTGCATCAGCACATCGGTTTCGTTGAGCGCGTAAGCGTTCTGCATCCATTGCAGACGTTCGGCCAGCGCGGCGTGAGTGTTGCCGACGCCTTTAGGTTGGCCGGTGGAGCCCGAGGTGTAAATCACGTAGGCGAGGTTGTCGCCGTGCAGGTGCAAACCCGGCGCCTGGCTCGGCCAGTTTTCCAGGTGCAAGGCGTCCATGGCGATGACGCTGACGCCGTCGCTGGCCGGCAAACGGTCGAGCAATTCGGTCTGGGTCAGTAGCAGTTCGACACCGCTGTCGCTGAGCATGTAAGCCAGTCGATCGGCCGGGTATTCCGGGTCCAGCGGCACATAAGCGCCGCCGGCCTTGATGATCGCCAGCAGGCCAATCAACAGTTGTGGCGAACGCTCGGCGGCGATAGCCACGCAAACGTCGGGGCCGACGCCTTTGTCGCGCAAATAGTGCGCGAGGCGGTTGGCCTGAGCGTGCAGTTCAGCGAAGTCGAGGCTGCCACCGTCCCACACCAGCGCGGTGCGTTCCGGGGTCAGCCGCGCTTGCTCGTTGAGCAGTTCCGGTAGCCATTGTTGCGCTGGGGTGCATGGCGCGACGCTCCAGTTTTTCTGCTGATCGTGCTCGGTGGTGGTCAGCAGTTGCAGATCACCGATGGCTTGTTGCGGGCGCTCGCAGACTTCGCGCAACAGGTTGCTGAAGTGCTCGGCCAGACGCGCAATGGTCGTGGCATCGAACAGTTCGCTGGCATAGTCGAACGACAAGGTCAGCCGGCCACTACGGTCTTCTTCGCTGTGCAGTTGCAGGTCGAACTTGGCTTCGCGGCTGTGCCACGGCAGTTCTTCGGCGAGCAGACCCGGCAGGCGCTTGAGCGCGCTCAGATCGCGCTGTTGGTGATTGAACATGACCTGGAACAGGCCTTGTTCGCGGGCTAGCGGGAAGGCCTCGAGCAGTTGTTCGAAGGGCAGATCCTGATTCGCTTGCGCACCGAGTGCAGCTTGACGGGTCTGGGCCAGCAGCTCGACAAACGACTGGCGCGAATGAATTTCTGCACGCAGCACTTGGGTGTTGATAAAGAAGCCGATCAGGCCTTGGGTTTCCAGGCGTGGACGGTTGGCATTGGGCACGCCGATGCGGATATCGCGCTGACCGCTGTAACGGTGCAGCAGGCTCTGGAATGCCGAGAGCAGCAGCATGAACGGTGTCGACTCGTGAGCCTGAGCCGTGTTGCGGATCGCATCGCTGAGGCTGACACCCAGACGCACAGTGTGGCGTGCTGCGCTGCGATTTTTTTGCGCCGAACGTGGATGATCAGTGGCCAGTTCCAGCGTTGGATGTTCCTCACCCAGCTGCGCTTTCCAGTATGTCAGTTGTCGCTCGCCCTCACCCTGTGCCAACCATTGGCGCTGCCAACTGCCGTAGTCAGCGTATTGAGTTGGCAGTGGCGCGAGGTTGGCGGCCGTCCCTTGCGAGGCGGCGGCGTACAGGCGCGAGAATTCGTCGATCAATACGTTCAGCGACCAGCCGTCGGCGATGATGTGGTGCAGGGTCACGAGAAGTTGGTGATCTTCGTCGTCGAGACGCACCAGCGTCACCCACAGCAGCGGGCCTTTTTCCAGGTCGAACTGGGTGCGCGCTGCGTCTTCGCGGATTTGTTGAGCGCGGGTTTCGCGCTCATGCACCGGCAGGTCGCTGATGTCGATCAGTTGCAGGTTGAATTCGGCGGCGGCATCGACTTTTTGCAGAGCGACGCAGTCGCGCTCGAAGAAGCGGGTGCGCAGCGATTCGTGGCGTTCGATCAGTTGCTGGAAGCTGGCGCGCAAGGCGTCTTCATCGAGTTCGCCGCGCAAGCGCAGGCCGCCGGGAATGTTGTAGGCGCTGCTTTGCGGGTCGAGTTGCCAGGTGATCCACAAGCGGTTTTGCGCCAGCGATTGCGGCATCGGCTCGCTGCGCGATAGCGTGGTGATTGCGCCTTGGGCACTGCCGCCGTCCTGTTGCTGTTGCGCCACGGCTGCGGCGAACTCGGCCAGCGTCGGCGCTTCGAACAGCAGACGCAGGTTCAGCTCCAGACCAAGCTCTTCACGGACCCGGGCAATCACTTGGGTGGCAGCAATCGAGTTGCCGCCGAGCAGGAAGAAGTGGTCGTCGGCGTTGACCTGTTTGACGTTGAGTTGCTCGGCCCAGATCTTGCCGATCAAGGCTTCGAGTTCCGAGCCGATGGTGGTCGACTCTTGAGTTTCGGATGCAGTCGACGGGAACACCGCGTAGCTGTCGAGGCTGCCATCGGCCAGACGATTGCGGCACGCGGAGCGTTGCAATTTGCCGCTGGAGGTTTTCGGCAGCGCGCCCGGATTGAGCAGTACCACCACGCTCGGCGCTTCCTGATAAGCCTCGGCCACGGCTTGGCGAATGGCTTTGATCAGGGCTTCCGGCGGCAGGATTTTTTGCACGCTGCGGCTGATTTCCGCGGCGATGCCGATGCCCTCTTCACCCTTCTGATTGACCGCGAACGCAGCGACGCGACCCTTGCGCACCACCTCCACTTCGTTTTCGACGGTCTTCTCGATGTCCTGCGGATAGAGGTTATGCCCACGCACGATCAGCATGTCTTTCAGGCGCCCGGTGATGAACAGCTCACCGTCGCGCATGAAGCCCAGGTCACCGGTGCGCAGCCAGGTGCGGCCAGCGTGCTGAACGAAAGTCTTGGCGCTGGCTTCGGGGTTGCGCCAGTAACCGTAGGCGATGCTCGGGCCGGCAGCCCAGACTTCACCGACAGCGTTGTCGGCCAGTTCTTCGAGACTGCTCGGCTCGACGATCAGCACGGCGTGTTCCGGCTGGCTGATGCCGCAACTCATGATCGGACTGCCCTCGCCCGGCTCGGCGCGGTTTTGCGCCAGCGCCTGATCGTCCACGCGCAGTGCCGGGATGCCAGTGCCGCGCGGGGTGCCGGCGACGAATAGCGTCGCTTCGGCCAGACCGTACGAGGCCATGAAACTGGTTTCGCTGAAACCGCTCGCCGCGAACTTCTCGGCGAAGCGTTCGAGGGTGTCGAGACGGATTGGCTCGGAGCCGGAATAGGCTACACGCCAGCGGCTCAGATCCAGACGCTCAAGGGCTGATTCACTGACCCGTTCGCTGCACAAACGATAGGCGAAGTCCGGCCCGCCGCTGATGGTGCCGCCGTACTCGCTGATCGCTTCCAGCCAGCGCAACGGCCGGCCGAGGAAGTAGGCCGGCGACATGAGAATGCACGGCACGCCGCTGAAGATCGGCTGCAACAGACCGCCGATCAACCCCATGTCGTGATACAGCGGCAACCAGCTGACGATCACATCATCCGGATTTACATCGATGCCAAAACCGTGACGGATCAACAGTTCGTTGGCTACCAGATTGCCGTGGCTGACCTGTACGCCTTTGGGCAGTGCGGTGGAGCCGGAGGTGTATTGCAGGAACGCGATGTGATCTTGCGGCAGGCTTGGTTCAACCCAGTTTTCGGCCAGCGTTCGGTCGAGGGTGTCGACACACAGCAACGGCGGCGCGCCTTCGATCTGCTGCAAGGCGTCGCGCAGGTCGGCGCTGGTCAACAGCAGACGCGGTTCGGCGTCGGCAATGATCGACAGCAAACGCTCCTGGTGGTGGCGACGCGCGGACTCCGGCGGATAGGCCGGCACCGCGATCACGCCGGCGTACAGGCAACCAAAAAACGCCGCGACGTAATCCGGGCCACTGGGAAACAGCAGCACCGCGCGATTACCGAATTCAGTATCAGCCTGTAACGCGGCGGCGATCATGCGTGCACGTTGATCCAGCTCGCGATAACTGAGCACCACAGCCTGCTCCGGGTTTTCAGCGAGAAAACGCAAGGCCAGCCGATCCGGCGTCAGGGTCGCGCGGCGCTGGAGGGCTTGGACCAGGGTGCTGGGGAGTTCGAACGCGTCGGTCATGAGGTTTCCTGCCTGAATTCGGCTTGCTAATGGAATCGGGTTGCTGCGTCACGCCCCTCGAAGGGCATGCAGGGCGCGGTCTGTGCCGACCGCGCAAGGCATCGGAATGCTGTCTGGCCGGGACTGTGCGCCCGGAACCATTCACCAATGAGAACGGATGACGTCTTGAAATAATTAGTCGGCAGGCTCCATCGCCAATGGGGCCGGGGTGTGGCGGCGTGTCGCAGTTCTCAGAACGCACCTTTGTGGCGCATTACTTCTCTTTCTCAATTGACAATCATTATCATTCAACATAATTTGTCGCTCGATGTGTAGGACGGCCACGTCCCCCGGGCGTCCCACTAACCTATTTGGCAGCAAGGTGATTTCCATGACGGAACAAGTATCCACAAGCAAGTGCGATTCACCGCTACTTCAGGCATTCGTCGACAATCGACTGATTCTGGTCAAAATTGCAGCTCGTATTACCGGCTGTCGGTCGCGCGCCGAAGATGTGGTGCAGGATGCGTTTTTCCGACTGCAATCGGCGCCACCGATCACGTCGTCGATCAAAGCCCAACTGAGCTATCTGTTCCAGATCGTGCGCAACCTCGCCATCGATCACTACCGCAAACAGGCGCTTGAGCAGAAGTACTCCGGCCCTGAAGAGGAAGGGCTGAACGTGGTCATTCAAGGTGCTTCGCCGGAAACCTCGCACATCAACTTCTCGACCCTGGAAAACATCGCCGACGCGCTGACCGAACTGCCTAGCCGCACGCGCTATGCGTTCGAGATGTACCGCCTGCACGGCGTGCCGCAAAAGGACATCGCCAAGGAACTCGGCGTATCGCCGACCCTGGTCAACTTCATGATTCGTGATGCGCTGGTGCACTGCCGCAAGGTCTCGGGCAGTCGTCGGGATACGGTGATTGCGGGTCGTCGTTAAGACCGCGTCGCCAGATAAAAAAGATCGCAGCCTTCGGCAGCTCCTACATGGAAATGCATTCCTCTGCAGGAGCTGCCGAAGGCTGCGATCTTTTGCTTTTGAATCACCTCAGGCCAGTTTGCACCGATCAAAAAACCGCTCACGCCCCAGAATCATCAGCGCCGCGCGCTTGTGCGGGAAATCGAATTCCTTCTCGCAGTGGAAACACTGATTCTGCATATGGCCGATCATCTTCGCGTTGTCCGCCCGAGGCTCAGCGACCACACGCTGAGTGCGCGGATCATCCAGAAACAGGTAATGCACCAGCGCCGATAACCAGCTCGCCACTTTGTGCGGGCCGCGATGATTTTCCTCGCCCACCAGCATGTGAATGCCACGATCGTAATTGTCGGCATCGTAGAACGGCGCGATGCGATCTTCCTTGGCCCAATAGGCTTCGAAATAGGCAAACGGCTGATCATCGAAGCAGCCGATCAAGGTCAGCGTGTGCGGGTCGGCATCGAGCTTGCTCAAGTATTCGCGGTGCTTCTCGATGCTGCCCTCTTCCTGCCAGAAACTGGCGACGCGCGGGCTGTTCTGCCAGCGGTTGAAACGCGGCAAATCTTCTTCGATTTCGACCGTACGCAAGGAAATCCACGCACCCAGACGCGCATCGAAACGCCGATACACTTCACCGCGCGGTTTGACTGGCCGCAAGGGATGACGCTTGCCTTGGCTGATGACCATTTGCTGCGGATAACTGCCGGTCAGCGATGTGCCGAGCCAAGGTTGCGGCAGTTGCCAGAACAGCGTGCGCTCGCAGCGATACTCGCCGGCCACTTCGGTGCTCAACAACAATCCGCTGAGCAAGGCTTCGGTCGGTGGCTGATCCAATTGCCAAGTCAATTGTTGGCACGCCGGATCCCGCGCGAACAGCCAGTAACAGGCTGCCCACAGCGCCTGCCCGGGCGGCAGCGCAAAGCGCTCATCGAGCTGGATTGCCCCCTTGGCCTCTCGATCGAGGCGCAGGCGAATCAGCGGTTGTCCGTCCAGGCTCAGGCTTAGACGGCTTTCGGTGGCATCAGCGATCAGTTGACTGCCCGAAGGCAAGGCCAGGGCATTCAGGTCATTCAGATTGGACATGGGTCGGGCTCACGATAATCGTCGACAGTTCAACGATGTGACGTGAGCCGGGAAGGAAAATTTAGGCTTTACCGGGAAATCGGTACCTCAGTGATGAGGCACCGGCACCACCGCAATCTTGTAAGGATCAAAAATCTTCAGCATTTCACCGTTGTCGCGCAAGCCCTGCAGCAGCTTCCCAAAAGCGACACCGGTAATGGGCGCTGCCGGGCGCAGGATCGCGTAGTGGTGATAGATCTGATCGATACGCTGCGACACCAGCAACTCGTCGCGCACCTTCTCGTTGCGCAGCAGGTAATCGAACAGATAGGAACGCGTCACCAGGGCAATATCGGCGCGGCCGCGCAGCACCATCAGCAGGTTGCTGTCATGGGAATAGGTCAGCGTGGCCTTGTAGTTCTGTGCGAGATATTTGGGGTCGGCGTTGAAACTGGCGAATTCGTAGTGATAACCGCTGAACAACGCCAGGCGCTTGCCAGAGAGGTCGACAAAATAGTTCTGCTGACGACCGTCTTCGCGTTGTGCGACGAAAATCTCGGCGTCCTCCAGGCCCATGTCGACATCCGT
This region of Pseudomonas sp. R84 genomic DNA includes:
- a CDS encoding RNA polymerase factor sigma-70: MTEQVSTSKCDSPLLQAFVDNRLILVKIAARITGCRSRAEDVVQDAFFRLQSAPPITSSIKAQLSYLFQIVRNLAIDHYRKQALEQKYSGPEEEGLNVVIQGASPETSHINFSTLENIADALTELPSRTRYAFEMYRLHGVPQKDIAKELGVSPTLVNFMIRDALVHCRKVSGSRRDTVIAGRR
- a CDS encoding GNAT family N-acetyltransferase, with the protein product MSNLNDLNALALPSGSQLIADATESRLSLSLDGQPLIRLRLDREAKGAIQLDERFALPPGQALWAACYWLFARDPACQQLTWQLDQPPTEALLSGLLLSTEVAGEYRCERTLFWQLPQPWLGTSLTGSYPQQMVISQGKRHPLRPVKPRGEVYRRFDARLGAWISLRTVEIEEDLPRFNRWQNSPRVASFWQEEGSIEKHREYLSKLDADPHTLTLIGCFDDQPFAYFEAYWAKEDRIAPFYDADNYDRGIHMLVGEENHRGPHKVASWLSALVHYLFLDDPRTQRVVAEPRADNAKMIGHMQNQCFHCEKEFDFPHKRAALMILGRERFFDRCKLA